The DNA segment ATTTCACCCCACCAATCCAGGGGGAGAGACAACGAGACAACCACACACGGCAAAATTCGGTACGTTCCAATGGGAGGGGCGCGAAGGAAGCAGAAGGATCCAACTACGCAAGCCTGCCTGTCTGCCTGTGGGCCAACAGCTAACAACAGTAAAATTCAGTTTTATGGTTGATGATGATTGATGAACAATCAATGGgaggcgagagagagagagatggaacTCTTCCGGAACTCTTTCGTCGTCCTCCTTTTCACAGCAAATAATTTACCATTCCACTATCGCGATCTGTGCCATTTGTGCGTGCACGAAGACGCCGAAAGCTGTCGCCCAACCGCCGCTTACACCAGATAGTTGGCCTCGTTGGCATCGAAGAGAATGTGCTTCAGTCCACCGTCGCTCAGGTGCATGTTCTCCTTGCGATAGTGATGCGGTATGCCGTTGGGGCATTtgccggtgctggtggtggtggtggtggtgttgctgcagGCCCCGTTTGCGGTCGGCGGTACAGCAGCCGGGCACGGAATCGCCACAATCGCTACCTCGCGCAGCTTGGTCATGTGGACGAGATTCTTGTAGAAGAGCCGAATGACGCACCAGACGGTTGCGTTGAAGATGAACATGATCGTGCAGAAACCCCCTGAAATAGAGGAAAGAGGGGGGGATGGGGGGATGAGAGAGTAGCAACGAGAGTTAACAAGGTAAGCATTTTCCGGCGCTCCTTACAGTACTCCCATTCGGCGACGTATTGGTAGGTGGAGTCATTGCAGCCGCACGCCAGCACCACCGACCCGATGGCAAGCGTACCGAAGAAGTCCACCACCATCCAGGGGATGAAGAACTCGTGCCGGTTGCGAAGCGTACCGATCAAAAGCCCCAGGCAGCTCAGCACATAGATGGTGGCAACCGTTGTGCCGATGTAAAGCACGCAAAGCGTCACTGCAAAAGGGAAACCCGAGTTGGAACATTAAATTCTACCAGTTTTACGACCCTAgccaccccaaaaaaaaaaaaaacacttaacctACCGGAAGCGAGCTTTTCCGCGGACTTGAAGCGCCACTCGTTGATCGACTCCTCCTGCTCGCTCGTCGTCCAGATGTACTCGCCATCCTTCTGGTCGGCGATGCTCATCTGCAGGATGGTGCTCATCTCCTCGGCATGCGCCAGCCCGAGCAGCATCACAAACAGGAACACGTGTGCCGTCAGCTGGAATGGAAGCGGGAAGGGGGTTGTATAATGTGCACGTAATAAAACTTGCGATGCGATGCACCGCAACGGTTCGAGCGGAAATTGCCCCAACCGCCAGAGCGCGCTTACCACTTTATAGATGGCGATGAGAATGGCCGTGACGCGCAGATATTTGGGCGACAGCGGCAAGTTGACGGCCTCGATGATTCGATTAACGAGCTGCATTTTGCTGTGGCCTGGTGCTTggctgctgccactgccgaGCGCTCTGGTGATGATTATTATCGACAACTTCCTGTCACCGGAGAATGGCAAAAGAGGAATGTGGTATGCAGGATGTTAGGATGAGGAACGCGCTTCCAGCAAATCAGAACAAAGGATGCTATGGAAAGGGGTtgctgtagtgtgtgtgtgtgtgtgtgtgtttcttttttgcgaCACTATAGTTCTCTACCCTTTCTTACCGACCGAGTACGGAAAATGGCGCAGTGTGCCTTGCAGTTGctatggaggcgcctggtttTTTTCGCCTTCTCGCTTCTTGGTTCTCTTTGGAAGAAAACGCGCTGCAAAAGCGGTTGAAAACACGGAAGGTGTGTTGCAAGTTACGGCCAGGTTACGGTCTGTAACTAGTAGCACTACTGGCACCAAAACGAAGCACTTTCTTTGCCGGAGAACGCAGCAGATCCAGCAGGTTCCCGgaggtgtttgtgtttgtgtccctAGCTGGAAGAGAGTTACATCGTGACTGATGGGAACAAAAATCGAATCGAGTCGTCCTTCGGTTTTCGGTTTGCGGCTTGCTCTGGTAGTGGGTTTGCGGGGAAAGGGATTGTCTGGGGGAGGGATGAGTGTAATGTTTTTATTCATGGAGCATGCGCCGTTGTAGTTGGAGCGGGTCGTGTTCGTGGTGTTTTTGTGAACGTAAACAATCGAAAAAACGAGTGGATTCGCTGGGTTATAAAACGCGCAGCCAAtgacagtaaaaaaaaatcatcatcaggAGCATGTTGAAcatgtgttttaaaattttcttaAAAGGATTTATTGCTTTGTACCAaagttttgatttaattttttttaatgatttttttgaattaaattattttttaattatttttgtttgtaggaAAACGTCAACAGACAGCTTAAGCGCACAACATGGTTGGTCGACAAAAGTCGACAAAATGGGGTTTGTGTCTCGGGTAAATTGGATTGATCTGTTGCGATTTCAAAGATTAATTGCTGAATTGAAGAAACAATGAAATGTAATCGGTTTATGGAAAAACAGTGAAATTTAAAAAGTTAACATAAAAACTTAAGAgctaaaaatactaaaaactGCACTTGTGTAATAATTAATTTCTCTGTCTATTGTTATTTCATATTATTGAATAAAACAGACGAAGTTCGATTTAAACAATTCAACACAAAATTAAGGCACTGACAAAACACATtcatatagtttttttttttgtagaattttcatttcaactcTACTGCAAAATATCACAATTTGGATGCTGGCGAAGTCTAAACCACGCTTTAGCGAACGCTCTCCCCAAATCACTCTCACCGCTCTCgcagtgtgtgagtgcgatGCAGCCAGTGCTGCTCTCATTCTGTTTCGCTCATTCTAATGTCCCAAGCTGACCGGCGTGCCGGTGCGATGCGTACGAgtagacagagagagagagagagagtgcaaagaacaaaataattgctctccatctcgctctctctataTCTCACTGTCTCACTCTCTCTGCTGCGTTTATAAAGACGATGATTTTATGCTACAGGCGCCCGGCAAACGAACGGTGTgcgctctcgttctctctgtctcgcatctctcttcctctcgatcgcacgctctctctcgcaACATCCGAGCGGACGTACGGGCAGGTTTCGCTGTACGCTCGGGCACTACTTTCAAAGTGTATTTCGCCGCGTACGTATCTCTCGAAGCCTGGGCAACGGATCAGTAGGAAACTTCTGCCGGCGTGAAAGATCCCGTGATCAGGTGCGATCGACGGACGGGTTGGTGGCAAGTGCaagtgagtgtgagtgtgtttttaaaGGAGGGGgggataaatttaaattatcacGCATTCGTGTGTGGGTTTGATTGAATGAAGAGAAACGATCGAAACAATCAGCGTGTTTTAGGCAAGGAGGAGAAAAAGTGTTACTAGCAAGTGGAGATTAGTGTGTGACTGTGTAttacaaatattttacaaGTTATGCGATTACACCATGCTAAGGAAACTATCGAAGAAAAAACCCCAGTCATCCATCATTTCCCACAGAAAAAAGTGTTGcagtgttgtttttgcttatcCAAAACGTTGGAGTGTTTTCGAAAATATactccaaaaaaacaaaaaaccgtaCCATTTTTTTCGAAACAGTCGCCCGCTGAAAAGCGGTAAACAACTAACAAACCTTCAAATGTGCCGTCAACGGTTGCGACAGCGGAACGCGTCCGCTCATAACAAACACTAGAATTTTTGGCCAATTTTGGGCAAGCCatttttacacacaaaaacgtttCCAAGGCAACGCAGTGCGCCCAGTTGCCCTGTTCCCACGCAGCGGTTGAAAGAGATTTGCCACAAAAATGTTGGGCAAAGTGCACAAAAAAGATTAAACTTTATGCGACTGTGTAAAAGGCGGCTATCCTTCTCGtgcgttgtgttttgttttagctgtgctgtgatatttttgctttcttgtgtgttttgcacTGCCGTCGTTTGCCGCTTGTGTGCGTTAGATCGGCGGCGATCTTTCCCCGATCTCTGTCATCGCTGTAGCGGATGGTGATGGTATTTTTACACCCAAAAGGTTGCCCCCGGCCAGGCCTGgcgatgttttttgttttctttttgtttgtgtgtgtggtgttgctgtttgcattggagagggacacacacacaaacgaaaacGATCAGTTACAAATGATCATCAGGTTGAGTGAAGCTTTCGAGCTGCTCTTCTTAACCTTCTAATAACTCGTTCGATCAtcactgcgtgtgtgtgtgtgtgtgtgtgtgtgtgtgtgttgggcgaTGTTTTGAAAGGAAGCGCAAACCCACCGGAACCCGAAACCGGTCGAAACGTTCAGGCGCACGAATGCGTTCGAAGCAAAAAGACaacaaacgtacacacacCGAAGCGATCATTTGCTAGCCATTCTCTCGCAACgatctctctttccctctctctcacacacactgatcCCCGCACACGGTCTGTGACGTTTTCAGAGTGATTTCATTCCGCTTTTCATTCAACCTCTTGTTTCGCCCGATCTTCCCTAGCCGAGTGCACACGTGCGTATCTCTTCCCGAGTTGTTTGTTcacagtgtgtgagtgtatgtgcgtgtaGTTTAGTGTGTAGTGCACGCACGGTGACGAGATTCGTACCAGCGGCGTTGtgcggagtgtgtgtgtgcgtgtgtttgatttGCCTGTGGCGATGTTCTGCTAATGCGCGCTCACTGTCTCAATGACGTCGATCGCTGGTGCGATGAAATAGCATCAATCAATGAGCAGtgtggtttggtgtgtgtgttgatgtgtCTCATCTCATAGCGTAAAGAGCGCAGTGCAGTGtatactgtgtgtgtgtgggtgtgtattaGAGTGTGCGTACGAGTGTGGGTGGATGGGTATTCAGTGTGAGTTAGTTTAGTGTTTGACGGTGGTGTACAtacaaaaacatataaaaacaacGATTGTGTACGGTGTGGAAGACAGCAAGCAGAGACAACAAACCTCACCAGAGAATACGAAGACGATCGTAGCCGATGGTTTGTTTCGCTCAACAGAGGTTAGTTTTGGGCCACTTTTTCCTATTAGCTTTCTCTACAATCCCTCAACAAGCAAGTAAGATTGATGAAATGTGTGTTGGTTTGCATTGTCTCCGAGTAGTTTTGATTGGAGCATTCgcaaacaacagcacaacaaaaagtaCATCATCTCCCGTGTCTTGACGCCGTGATCTTGACGTTTTAGCGTTGGTATGCGTGCAcgatgcacacgcacacatacacccgaCGGGGCTCAGGAATGCATGGCCCGGTGCCGGGGTTGTTTTCAGTTTcatagtggtggtggtggtggtgttgccgTTTGGTGCAAGATTTTAGCGTCCCGCCGTGTTGTGGGAATCATATGGGCAAACGGCAAACGAAAGCACGATGATCGTAAGGCacgaaggagagaaagagagggaaaaacgCTACACAGCTTCCACTGGGAGTATAAGGAAGGTGGAGGATGAGGTGAGCCAGAGCGGCGGCCAGCATCGGAAGAaaattcttttccttttcttttcaattttcttccttcttggTTTCGTCTTGGCTTTCTGCTGTGCCAgggcttttttttgggggcaCCAACGTTCCCCGGCGATCGTTTCATACCGCGCTCGCAAGGTATCAGTATTAATGGGTTGCTTCTCCGTCCGTCTGTTCTGTTTCTTCTCTGCCCttttgtgtttgggtgtgtgtgtgtgtgtggaaaaggTTTAAGAAAACGGGAGAATGAAAGACGGGCAAAGAGAGCCTGCCGTCTGCGGGGCAGAATTCCGAGCGCAAGAAAGCACGATCAAGTATCGAGTACAATATCGACCGATGAAACGAATCGATCTAGCCCGGATTCGATCCGGTATGAATGGGTGGatgaggagagagagagagagagagagagagagatagagagagagagagagagagagagagagagagagagagagagagagagagagagagagagagagagggagaggaggCAGCGGCACAGTGCACAAGGGCGAGGGCTTTCCGGGTGTCGGCCTCTGTGATGGGACAAGTTGGGAGAGTAAAAGCAGAACAATTAGGGTTGTATGAGGTGTTTTGTTGTACATCTTTAGGGAATAAAGTTTTAgctcataaaaaaaaagaaaatgaccTAAAGGACGTTTGGAAGCATCATTTCCATTAACTATTCATCGTAATAGACGTTAATAAATTGAATGTTTTGCATTGAAATACGTACTTCTAGAATGCAATTCAGCTCAA comes from the Anopheles coluzzii chromosome 2, AcolN3, whole genome shotgun sequence genome and includes:
- the LOC120961596 gene encoding uncharacterized protein LOC120961596, coding for MQLVNRIIEAVNLPLSPKYLRVTAILIAIYKVLTAHVFLFVMLLGLAHAEEMSTILQMSIADQKDGEYIWTTSEQEESINEWRFKSAEKLASVTLCVLYIGTTVATIYVLSCLGLLIGTLRNRHEFFIPWMVVDFFGTLAIGSVVLACGCNDSTYQYVAEWEYWGFCTIMFIFNATVWCVIRLFYKNLVHMTKLREVAIVAIPCPAAVPPTANGACSNTTTTTTSTGKCPNGIPHHYRKENMHLSDGGLKHILFDANEANYLV